In one window of Nicotiana tabacum cultivar K326 chromosome 12, ASM71507v2, whole genome shotgun sequence DNA:
- the LOC142167234 gene encoding uncharacterized protein LOC142167234, with protein sequence MNGTVEVANKNMKRILRKIVDNHRQWHEKLSLALLGYRTTMRASTRATPYMLVYGTEVVIPAEVEIPSLRVIQEAKLDDAEWIRVRQEQLMLIDKKRIDAVCHGQQYPNKMASAFNKG encoded by the coding sequence ATGAACGGAACAGTTGAGGTAGCCAATAAGAATATGAAGAGAATTTTGcgaaagatagtggacaatcataggcaatggcacgagaagttatcctTAGCCTTACTAGGTTATCGAACCACCATGAGAGCATCCACTAGGGCAACAccatacatgttggtatatggcaccgaagTTGTGATACCTGCAGAGGTAGAGATACCATCCTTAAGAGTCATCCAAGAAGCCAAGCTAGACGATGCAGAGTGGATACGGGTCAGACAGGAGCAACTCATGCTCATTGACAAAAAGAGAATAgacgcagtatgccatggtcaacaatatccaaataagATGGCTAGTGCATTTAACAAAGGGTAA
- the LOC142167235 gene encoding uncharacterized protein LOC142167235, giving the protein MPTGKLAKWQILLSEFDIVYITQRAIKGHALADHLAENPVDKDYEPLSTYFPDEEVSLVGEDIAESYPGWRMFFDGAANFKGVGIREVLISELGHHYPALAKIRYLSTNNMDEYEACILGSRMAVDMNIKELLVIGDYDLLIHQVQGECSTKNIKILPYLHCVKELCKKFTKIEFKHIPMIQNEFADALATLSSMIHHPYKNYIDPIKLEIRDQHAYYFYVDEEPDGKPWYYDIKRFLETREYPKSATNGQK; this is encoded by the coding sequence ATGCCTACAGGAAAGCTAGCTAAATGGCAGATTCTTCTTagcgaatttgacattgtgtacataacCCAAAGGGCTATCAAAGGACATGCTCTAGCCGACCACCTTGCAGAGAATCCAGTGGACAAGGATTATGAACCGCTCTCTACGTACTTTCCTGATGAGGAGGTGTCGCTCGTCGGAGAAGATATCGCAGAATCATATCCtggatggagaatgttttttgatggagcggcgaatttcaaaggagtagggaTTAGGGAAGTACTAATTTCGGAATTAGGACATCACTATCCAGCGTTAGCAAAGATAAGATACCTTTCCACCAATAATATGGacgagtacgaagcatgcatcctTGGGAGCAggatggcagtcgacatgaataTCAAAGAGCTTTTGGTCATAGGGGATTATGATCTATTAATACATCAAGTCCAAGGGGAGTGTtctaccaagaacatcaaaatcctTCCATACCTACACTGTGTAAAAGAGTTATGCAAAAAGTTCACAAAGATTGAGTTCAAGCACATTCCCATgatccagaacgagtttgctgatgctCTTGCAACCCTATCATCAATGATTCACCATCCATATAAGAATTATATCGACCCTATAAAGTTAGAGATCAGGGATCAACATGCATACTATTTTTATGTGGACGAAGAGCCAGACGGTAAACCATGGTACTACGACATCAAGAGATTCCTCGAGACAAGAGAATACCCAAAGAGTGCTACTAATGGTCAGAAGTGA